Proteins found in one Aethina tumida isolate Nest 87 chromosome 1, icAetTumi1.1, whole genome shotgun sequence genomic segment:
- the LOC109599721 gene encoding arrestin domain-containing protein 1: MSCKVIIDSTNFQPGSLITGKVLVNMNNEKNIRGVTVRLKGEEHTEWEERESHYNTTTEKEEVVYQRYTGDHTVCEHETQLRGSGKLEPGQYTFPFEFHLDRDIPSSYKGTYGYIEYSIKGKVDLAYQFDYVDKVYLNINSPINFNNMSWDLQQAVYAEDDKTVCCFCCSQGEITFKMTIPKRAYVIGESILVHVDITNLSNVNVDNVNMRIIQTTESTTHSPSTKEKYETDVVVSVDHTGVGANGCHNFYMTLDIPTYLQIYNFKGSSLFSSSFRLEGCCNLPDCHTDLELNLHLVLGHIQHERSPTVVPPDESTTMTQQLGVPRGNNDEWEDIGETTEIGDEQPPPYQSHIGFNIPSAPDPSSNGNTVPQLPTAGFVAMPMPGPSAPVSEPEPLNPEKGVFGGGPPSAPPDDPSRPSAPELPPPSYEEISGNKSQ; encoded by the exons atGAGTTGCAAAGTAATAATCGATAGCACAAACTTTCAACCCGGATCTCTGATAACTGGAAAAGTATTAGTAAACATGAACAACGAAAAAAATATCAGAg GTGTGACAGTCCGTTTAAAAGGTGAGGAACACACGGAATGGGAAGAGCGAGAGAGTCATTATAACACAACGACGGAGAAAGAAGAGGTAGTTTATCAAAGATACACCGGAGATCATACTGTATGTGAGCATGAAACACAACTACGTGGTTCTGGTAAATTGGAACCTGGTCAGTATACTTTCCCTTTCGAATTCCATTTGGACAGGGACATACCCTCTAGTTATAAAGGAACTTATGGGTATATAGAATACAGTATTAAAGGAAAGGTGGATCTGGCCTATCAATTCGATTATGTAGATAAAGTTTACTTAAACATAAACTcaccaattaatttcaataacatGTCTTGGGATTTACAA CAAGCAGTTTATGCAGAAGACGATAAAACTGTTTGTTGCTTCTGTTGCTCACAAGgagaaataacttttaaaatgacaATACCTAAAAGGGCGTATGTAATAGGGGAAAGCATACTTGTTCATGTGGATATTACCAACTTGTCCAACGTTAACGTTGATAACGTTAACATGAGAATCATACag ACCACAGAATCAACGACACATTCACCAAGTACCAAAGAAAAGTACGAAACAGACGTAGTTGTATCAGTAGATCACACTGGTGTTGGTGCAAATGGTTGCCACAACTTTTACATGACCCTAGACATTCCTACGTATCtccaaatatacaattttaaaggtAGCAGCTTATTCAGCAGCTCTTTTAGACTTgag GGCTGCTGCAACCTACCTGATTGCCATACCGATTTAGAGCTGAATCTTCACCTTGTCCTGGGTCACATTCAACACGAAAGAAGCCCGACGGTGGTGCCACCAGATGAATCGACAACCATGACCCAACAACTAGGTGTGCCAAGAGGAAACAACGACGAATGGGAAGACATCGGTGAAACCACTGAGATAGGCGACGAACAACCGCCACCCTACCAATCTCACATAGGTTTCAACATTCCTTCCGCACCAGATCCGTCGTCAAATGGGAACACGGTTCCACAACTACCCACGGCTGGATTTGTAGCCATGCCCATGCCCGGACCGTCTGCACCTGTGTCCGAGCCTGAGCCACTGAATCCGGAGAAAGGTGTCTTTGGAGGAGGGCCTCCTTCTGCACCTCCTGATGATCCATCAAGGCCCAGTGCTCCAGAACTAC CTCCTCCTTCGTACGAAGAAATAAGTGGAAACAAGTCTCAATAG